In Gemmata obscuriglobus, a single genomic region encodes these proteins:
- a CDS encoding PAS domain S-box protein — MAEGPLRVLLVEDNPSDGRLVQHELRRAGYAPAVTRVDSEPAFAAALAAAPDVILCDWNLPQFDALRALEVARERVPEVPFIIVSGSIGEEHAVRAIKLGASDYLLKDRLGRLGPAVKQALVQRDLRDAERRARDELRASEERYRVLADSVPQIVWTARPDGSIDYTNRRATEYAGTNGRLTDWSWERLVHPDDLPHTMATWGAVLRTGEPHEFEFRLRRSDGAFRWHLARQVALRSPDGAVERWFGTCTDIHDQKTTAELLAQDAQVLAHVRDSVVVTDPDGVVTYWNAGATRLFGWTAQEMIGRRYSDRFPAEFRPELSREVRARADGTEWHGEYEDLRKDGTRVWVHARVGPIRDAAGRVCGVLGLASDLTDRKRAEESLAAVMRSVADAIVTIDERGTIVSVNPATERLFNYTADELVGRNVRVLVSEPPRGRHDSYLEDHFGTGVSSLIGVGREVEGRRKDGTTFPADLSVTEFRIEDARHFTGVVRDVTERKRLEAQFRQAQKMEAVGRLAGGVAHDFNNLLTVINGYTDLLLGGPLAENDRAALAAVRDAGERAAGLTSQLLAFSRKAIVAPQVLDLKEVVAQAERLLRRLIGEDVALTVTSHAGPCWIEADLNQLDQVIMNLAVNARDAMPTGGRLTFETRRIPVAPGSSTDSGELRAGWYVSLAVRDTGCGMSNEVKARLFEPFFTTKGPGKGTGLGLAVVHGIVKQAGGHIWAESAPGAGTTFHILFPEAPAPTGPGESAIGEALRPGTETVLLVEDEDAVRSLCSLVLEAQGYTVLPAADGRAALAAIAGRRDRIHLLVTDVVMPEMSGRALADAVRTLQPDARVLFISGYTDDAVVRHGVRGEADAFLQKPFTPLGLARKVRAVLDGAP, encoded by the coding sequence ATGGCCGAAGGACCGCTCCGCGTGCTGCTCGTCGAGGACAACCCGTCCGACGGGCGCCTCGTTCAACACGAGCTGCGGCGCGCCGGGTACGCGCCCGCGGTGACCCGCGTCGACAGCGAACCGGCATTCGCCGCGGCGCTGGCCGCGGCGCCGGACGTGATTCTGTGCGACTGGAACCTGCCCCAGTTCGACGCCCTCCGCGCGCTGGAGGTCGCGCGCGAGCGGGTGCCGGAGGTTCCGTTCATCATCGTGTCGGGATCGATCGGCGAGGAACACGCGGTGCGGGCCATCAAGCTCGGCGCGTCGGACTACCTGCTGAAAGACCGGCTGGGCCGGCTCGGGCCGGCGGTGAAACAGGCCCTCGTGCAGCGCGACCTGCGTGACGCCGAGCGGCGCGCCCGGGACGAACTCCGCGCGAGCGAGGAGCGGTACCGGGTGCTGGCGGACAGCGTCCCCCAGATCGTGTGGACCGCGCGGCCCGACGGGTCCATCGACTACACGAACCGGCGGGCCACCGAGTACGCCGGCACGAACGGCCGGCTCACCGACTGGAGCTGGGAGCGCCTGGTCCACCCGGACGACCTGCCACATACGATGGCCACGTGGGGCGCGGTGCTCCGCACGGGCGAGCCGCACGAGTTCGAGTTCCGGCTGCGCCGCTCGGACGGAGCGTTCCGGTGGCACCTTGCCCGGCAGGTCGCGCTGCGCAGCCCCGACGGAGCGGTCGAGCGCTGGTTCGGCACCTGCACCGACATTCACGACCAAAAGACGACGGCGGAACTGCTGGCCCAGGACGCCCAGGTGCTCGCGCACGTCCGGGACTCGGTCGTCGTAACGGACCCCGACGGGGTCGTGACCTACTGGAACGCCGGGGCGACGCGGCTGTTCGGGTGGACGGCCCAGGAGATGATCGGCCGCCGCTACTCGGACCGGTTCCCAGCCGAGTTCCGCCCGGAGCTGAGCCGGGAGGTTCGGGCGCGGGCGGACGGGACCGAGTGGCACGGCGAGTACGAGGACCTCCGCAAAGACGGAACACGGGTGTGGGTCCACGCGCGGGTGGGGCCGATCCGGGACGCCGCCGGGCGGGTGTGCGGGGTCCTCGGGCTGGCGTCCGACCTGACCGACCGCAAGCGGGCCGAGGAGTCGCTCGCCGCGGTGATGCGGAGCGTGGCCGACGCGATCGTTACCATCGACGAGCGCGGCACGATCGTCTCCGTGAACCCGGCCACCGAGCGCCTGTTCAACTACACCGCTGACGAACTGGTCGGCCGGAACGTGCGGGTTCTGGTGTCCGAACCGCCTCGCGGGCGTCACGACAGCTATTTGGAGGATCATTTCGGCACCGGCGTGTCCAGTCTCATCGGCGTGGGGCGCGAGGTGGAAGGGCGGCGCAAGGACGGCACCACCTTCCCGGCCGACCTGTCGGTGACCGAGTTCCGGATCGAGGACGCCCGCCACTTCACAGGCGTGGTGCGCGACGTGACCGAGCGCAAGCGGTTGGAGGCCCAGTTCCGTCAGGCGCAAAAGATGGAGGCAGTGGGGCGCCTGGCGGGCGGGGTGGCGCACGACTTCAACAACCTCCTCACCGTCATCAACGGGTACACCGACCTGCTCCTCGGCGGTCCGCTCGCCGAGAACGACCGGGCCGCGCTGGCGGCGGTCCGCGACGCCGGCGAGCGCGCCGCCGGGCTCACGTCCCAGCTCCTGGCGTTCAGCCGCAAGGCGATCGTCGCGCCCCAGGTGCTCGACCTGAAAGAGGTGGTGGCGCAGGCCGAGCGGTTGCTCCGCCGGCTGATCGGCGAGGACGTGGCGCTCACCGTAACGTCCCACGCGGGGCCGTGCTGGATCGAGGCGGACCTGAACCAGCTCGACCAGGTGATCATGAACCTCGCGGTCAACGCCCGCGACGCGATGCCCACCGGCGGGCGGCTCACGTTCGAGACGCGCCGGATCCCGGTCGCGCCGGGCAGCTCGACCGACTCGGGGGAGCTGCGCGCCGGGTGGTACGTGAGCCTGGCCGTGCGCGACACGGGGTGCGGGATGTCCAACGAGGTGAAGGCCCGGCTCTTCGAACCGTTCTTCACCACCAAGGGGCCTGGTAAAGGCACCGGCCTGGGGCTCGCCGTGGTTCACGGCATCGTCAAACAGGCCGGGGGGCACATCTGGGCCGAAAGCGCGCCCGGAGCCGGCACCACGTTCCACATCCTGTTCCCCGAGGCCCCGGCGCCGACCGGGCCGGGCGAATCGGCGATCGGCGAGGCCCTCCGGCCCGGGACCGAGACGGTCCTGCTCGTCGAGGACGAGGACGCGGTTCGCTCGCTCTGCAGTCTCGTGCTCGAGGCCCAAGGGTACACCGTACTCCCCGCCGCGGACGGCCGGGCCGCGCTGGCTGCAATCGCGGGGCGGCGGGACCGCATCCACCTTCTGGTCACCGACGTCGTGATGCCCGAGATGAGCGGCCGGGCACTGGCGGACGCGGTGCGGACGTTACAGCCGGACGCCCGGGTGCTGTTCATCAGCGGGTACACCGACGACGCGGTCGTGCGGCACGGGGTGCGGGGCGAGGCCGATGCGTTTCTCCAGAAGCCCTTTACTCCCCTCGGGCTGGCGCGCAAGGTTCGGGCCGTGCTCGACGGCGCGCCGTGA
- a CDS encoding potassium-transporting ATPase subunit C: MKALLSNLLLVVLSVVICCVLYPLGLWAFGQAVFPTKANGSLLTAPGPDGSPRVVGSSQIAQPFTGDEYFWPRPSAAGYNGAAASGSNWGANNPKLRDRVAQQLGSIVRYKKGSPSAVRTPQQDMEAWYSVKPDRAADWAGVYSVAASNWAKTDLAKDKYGLQGEYILAWAQSHPEVVEDWKKANPTRSDEPKPEDLVAGFFASFAKTHPGKWPAAVKSRNTNGTATKRIVPAGPDAAVHANFFDMWLQDPANRDKVEHLEPFPADMVTASGAGLDPHITLRNALSVYQLDRVAAKRTPASGDAGRVRAEIAVLAREHSFVPLSGLVGEPLVNVLELNLELDAKFPLTAAK, translated from the coding sequence ATGAAAGCTCTGCTCTCGAATCTGCTGCTCGTTGTGCTGAGTGTCGTCATCTGCTGCGTCCTGTACCCGCTCGGGCTGTGGGCGTTCGGTCAGGCGGTGTTTCCTACGAAAGCGAACGGCAGCCTGCTGACTGCGCCCGGCCCTGACGGCTCGCCCCGCGTCGTGGGGTCGAGCCAGATCGCCCAGCCGTTCACCGGCGACGAGTACTTCTGGCCGCGCCCGTCGGCGGCGGGGTACAACGGGGCCGCCGCGAGCGGCTCGAACTGGGGCGCCAACAACCCGAAGCTGCGCGACCGCGTCGCGCAGCAGCTTGGGTCGATCGTGCGGTACAAGAAAGGATCACCGTCGGCGGTCCGCACGCCCCAGCAGGACATGGAGGCGTGGTATTCGGTCAAGCCAGACCGAGCCGCCGACTGGGCCGGGGTATACTCCGTGGCCGCATCAAACTGGGCCAAAACCGACCTTGCAAAGGACAAATACGGGCTACAAGGTGAGTACATCCTCGCCTGGGCGCAAAGCCACCCGGAGGTGGTCGAGGATTGGAAGAAGGCGAACCCCACGAGGTCCGACGAGCCGAAGCCGGAAGACCTCGTGGCCGGGTTCTTCGCCAGCTTCGCCAAGACGCACCCCGGCAAATGGCCCGCAGCGGTCAAATCGAGGAATACCAACGGAACAGCTACCAAACGCATCGTACCGGCGGGGCCGGATGCGGCGGTCCACGCGAACTTCTTCGACATGTGGCTGCAAGACCCGGCGAACCGCGATAAGGTGGAGCACCTTGAACCGTTCCCGGCCGACATGGTAACCGCGTCCGGTGCGGGGCTGGACCCGCACATCACGCTTCGGAACGCGCTTTCGGTGTACCAACTCGATCGCGTTGCCGCGAAGCGGACGCCAGCCAGCGGCGATGCCGGACGAGTGCGTGCAGAGATCGCAGTGCTGGCCCGAGAGCACTCGTTCGTGCCGCTCTCCGGGCTGGTGGGCGAGCCGCTCGTAAACGTGTTGGAACTGAACCTCGAGTTAGACGCAAAGTTCCCGCTGACGGCCGCGAAGTGA
- the kdpB gene encoding potassium-transporting ATPase subunit KdpB: MSTATLPNPTADDLKQARRLSRKQGLFAPDLLKSALVRAFVMLRPDILWKNPVMFTVEIGTVLSIVYTGVKVFAPGSTLASLGYLVALDVWLFLTVLFANFAEALAEARGKAQADALRKTRQETPARRLRIANAERTPSGTLAAWHRDPEAFTDRISSTQLNRGDLVLVVAGEFVPGDGEIVEGVASIDESAITGESAPVVREAGGDRSGVTGGTRVLSDAILVRLTTSAGQSFLDRMIALVEGAARQRTPNEIALSLVLSTFTLIFLVVTATLWPMARYAEEYMANYLGAAGLKSLGTDVPTLVALLVCLIPTTIGALLAAIGIAGMDRALRANLIAKSGKAVEVAGDIDTLLLDKTGTITLGNRRATEFRPAGHFAAAELGRLAALASAADETPEGKSIVELYRRLPGAVDATTPAGSKFVAFTAQTRMSGIDLPDGRNIRKGAVDAMLRHLAQTGGVVPPQVQEQVNAIASQGATPLLVCEGNRLAGIVVLEDILKPGIRERFERLRKMGIRTVMVTGDNPLTAKAIAEQAGVDDYIAEATPEAKLAYIRKEQHGGRLVAMMGDGTNDAPALAQADLGVAMNSGTQAAKEAGNMVDLDSDPTKLIECVEIGKQLLMTRGALTTFSIANDVAKYFAIVPALFAATLPWLKALDFMNLTSPVSAIMAAVIFNAIIIPLLIPVALKGVTYRPVGADALLRRNLLVWGLGGVIAPFVGIKLIDLALAALGLA, encoded by the coding sequence ATGAGTACCGCAACGCTTCCGAACCCGACCGCCGACGACCTGAAACAGGCGCGCCGGCTCAGCCGCAAGCAAGGACTGTTCGCCCCCGACCTGCTCAAGTCCGCGCTGGTCCGCGCGTTCGTCATGCTCCGGCCGGACATCCTGTGGAAGAACCCGGTGATGTTCACCGTCGAGATCGGCACCGTCCTGTCGATCGTTTACACCGGGGTGAAGGTCTTCGCGCCCGGTTCCACGCTCGCCTCGCTCGGGTACCTGGTCGCGCTGGACGTGTGGCTGTTCCTGACGGTGCTGTTCGCGAACTTCGCGGAGGCGCTCGCCGAGGCCCGCGGTAAGGCACAGGCTGACGCGCTTCGCAAGACGCGCCAGGAAACGCCGGCCCGCCGGCTGCGCATCGCGAACGCCGAGCGGACGCCGTCCGGTACACTCGCGGCGTGGCACCGCGACCCCGAAGCGTTCACCGACCGAATCTCGTCCACGCAACTGAATCGGGGCGACTTGGTGCTGGTGGTGGCCGGCGAGTTCGTACCCGGCGACGGCGAGATCGTGGAGGGGGTGGCCAGCATCGACGAGTCGGCGATCACCGGCGAGTCCGCCCCCGTAGTGCGCGAGGCCGGCGGCGACCGCTCCGGCGTAACCGGGGGCACCCGGGTGCTGTCAGACGCGATCCTTGTCCGCCTCACGACGTCCGCGGGCCAGTCGTTCCTGGACCGCATGATCGCGCTCGTGGAGGGCGCCGCGCGGCAGCGCACGCCGAACGAGATCGCGCTCTCACTGGTGCTAAGCACGTTCACCCTCATCTTCCTGGTGGTGACCGCGACTCTATGGCCGATGGCCCGGTACGCCGAGGAGTACATGGCGAACTACCTGGGCGCTGCGGGGCTGAAGAGCCTCGGGACCGACGTCCCGACCCTCGTCGCGCTGCTGGTGTGCTTGATCCCCACGACCATCGGCGCCCTGCTCGCGGCCATCGGCATCGCCGGCATGGACCGCGCGCTGCGTGCCAACCTGATCGCGAAGAGCGGTAAAGCCGTCGAGGTGGCGGGCGATATCGACACGTTGCTGCTCGACAAGACCGGCACCATCACGCTCGGGAACCGCCGCGCGACCGAGTTCCGCCCCGCCGGGCACTTCGCCGCGGCGGAGTTGGGCCGGTTGGCGGCACTGGCGTCGGCCGCGGACGAGACGCCCGAGGGCAAGAGCATCGTCGAACTGTACCGCCGGCTCCCCGGCGCCGTGGACGCCACCACGCCCGCGGGGTCGAAGTTCGTGGCGTTCACCGCGCAGACCCGCATGAGCGGCATCGATTTGCCCGACGGCCGCAACATCCGCAAGGGCGCGGTCGACGCGATGCTGCGGCACTTGGCGCAAACCGGCGGTGTCGTCCCGCCGCAGGTGCAGGAGCAGGTGAACGCGATTGCGTCCCAGGGGGCGACCCCGCTGCTCGTGTGCGAAGGGAACCGGCTCGCGGGCATCGTGGTGCTGGAGGACATCCTCAAGCCCGGCATCCGCGAGCGGTTCGAGCGGCTGCGGAAGATGGGCATCCGCACAGTCATGGTTACCGGCGACAACCCGCTGACCGCGAAGGCCATCGCCGAGCAGGCCGGCGTGGACGACTACATCGCGGAGGCCACCCCGGAGGCAAAGCTGGCATACATCCGCAAAGAGCAACACGGCGGGCGGTTGGTGGCGATGATGGGCGACGGGACCAACGACGCGCCCGCGCTGGCCCAGGCGGACCTTGGCGTCGCGATGAACAGTGGCACGCAAGCGGCGAAAGAGGCCGGCAACATGGTGGACCTCGACAGCGACCCGACCAAACTGATCGAGTGCGTCGAGATCGGCAAGCAGCTACTGATGACCCGCGGCGCGCTGACCACCTTCAGCATCGCCAACGACGTGGCCAAGTACTTCGCCATCGTCCCGGCGCTGTTCGCAGCCACACTGCCGTGGCTCAAGGCCCTCGACTTCATGAACCTGACGAGCCCGGTGTCGGCGATCATGGCGGCGGTGATCTTCAACGCGATCATCATTCCGCTGCTGATCCCCGTGGCGCTAAAGGGCGTGACGTACCGCCCGGTCGGGGCCGACGCACTCCTGCGCCGCAATCTGCTCGTCTGGGGCCTCGGCGGGGTGATCGCGCCGTTCGTCGGCATCAAGCTCATCGACTTGGCGCTCGCCGCGCTGGGGCTCGCGTAA
- a CDS encoding PAS domain-containing sensor histidine kinase — protein MFGLAWIWLTDRAVWAGTRSDQAFWLSSGKGTAFVLLSALLVFYLARRELETFAGAGALLRAVADGTTDAVFVKDRDGRYLLLNESAARFAGRPVAELLGRDDTALFDPASARMVRDHDRRVMAANRAETTEEELTTAGVTRTFLATKAPYRNEHGEVIGLVGISRDITDRKDAERELRAERDRFQKFVEAVPLVLCSFRLSPDGTTSFVYSSPRIEDIYGIGPAALARDAAPIFGLIHPDDRDRVRSGIEESARGLFQWRAEFRVRPPGRDELWIDGRSAPEREADGSTVWHGYIADITPRKRTEHALQTTRDQLREALRVARLGSWTWDEVAGRVEWSDEAAAVLDLPAPTIPMPLDSLMGLIYPDDRGTVLEQFAAVRAGADRFATDLRVTTADGVAWIHCQARAVRETGGRLARLDGLVQDITERMRAAGALRDRESLLSIVTSAARVGLVVVNDRYEYLFANDTYAAVLGIPPDQIVGRRVPDLLSASWPQIKPHLDRALAGEHVSYDLEREPLPGGAGWRTLRVMYEPRPKDGRQTAVVVVIDQTEQKQAETAIRESEKRFRTLVSALPDAVYINAGGHVAFCNPACVRLFGASAPEALIGKTPFDLMHPDDHETIRQRIAAISASGASNPGIEERIVRFDGTPVPVMVTAIAITDRGERAFLVVLRDLSEQKRAEQQLHYQELLLREAAELAHVGGWWFDPVTLEGDWTPVVANIHDLPPDAPPPKPDRGIEFYVEEDRPRIAQAVRAATESGTPYDLELQLVSARGAFKWVRTIARPIVEEGRVIRVRGSLQDITDRKRAEAEIRHLNADLEQRVRDRTIELEAANAELEAFSYSVSHDLRAPLRAIDGFSQIVLNEYGPQLPADAREYLTDVCANTLRMGRLVDDLLTFSRLGRQPVRRQPVNTSELVAGCLDELLRQTGARRIEIRSNELPPCDADPALLRQVWLNLLANALKYSSLSSLALIEVGATASPDGPVYFVRDNGVGFDMRYAHKLFGVFQRLHRAEDYEGTGIGLALVQRIVHRHGGRVWADSEPGKGATFSFTLGRPLPDPGRCSAATALVSGESAP, from the coding sequence TTGTTCGGCCTTGCCTGGATCTGGCTGACCGACCGGGCCGTCTGGGCCGGCACGCGAAGCGACCAGGCGTTCTGGCTGTCGTCCGGGAAGGGCACGGCTTTCGTACTCCTGTCGGCGCTGCTCGTGTTTTATCTGGCGCGTCGCGAGCTCGAGACGTTCGCCGGCGCTGGCGCGCTGCTGCGGGCCGTCGCCGACGGCACCACCGATGCCGTGTTCGTCAAGGACCGCGACGGGCGGTACCTACTCCTCAACGAGTCCGCGGCACGGTTCGCCGGTCGGCCGGTGGCCGAGCTGCTGGGTCGCGACGACACCGCTCTGTTCGACCCGGCCAGCGCCCGCATGGTTCGGGACCACGACCGGAGGGTGATGGCCGCAAACCGGGCCGAAACGACAGAAGAGGAGCTGACCACGGCCGGGGTCACCCGCACGTTCCTCGCGACCAAAGCCCCGTACCGCAACGAACACGGCGAGGTCATCGGGCTCGTGGGGATTTCGCGAGACATCACCGACCGCAAGGACGCCGAACGAGAGCTGCGGGCCGAACGGGACCGGTTCCAGAAGTTCGTCGAGGCCGTTCCCCTGGTGCTGTGCTCCTTCCGGTTGAGCCCGGACGGAACGACGTCTTTTGTGTACTCCAGCCCGCGGATCGAGGACATCTACGGCATCGGCCCAGCCGCCCTTGCCCGAGACGCCGCACCGATCTTCGGCCTCATCCACCCTGACGACCGGGACCGCGTGCGATCCGGTATCGAGGAGTCCGCGCGCGGTCTGTTCCAGTGGCGGGCAGAGTTCCGCGTCCGACCGCCCGGCCGCGACGAACTCTGGATCGACGGCCGTTCTGCGCCCGAGCGCGAGGCGGACGGCTCGACGGTCTGGCACGGGTACATCGCCGACATCACCCCACGAAAGCGGACCGAACACGCACTCCAAACGACCCGCGACCAGCTCCGGGAGGCGCTCCGGGTCGCCCGGCTCGGCAGTTGGACCTGGGATGAGGTCGCCGGGCGCGTCGAGTGGTCCGACGAAGCCGCCGCGGTACTCGACTTGCCGGCGCCCACCATCCCAATGCCACTGGATTCGCTCATGGGTCTGATCTACCCGGACGACCGGGGCACGGTCCTGGAGCAGTTCGCAGCTGTCCGCGCCGGTGCGGACCGGTTCGCCACAGACCTTCGCGTCACCACCGCCGACGGAGTGGCGTGGATCCACTGCCAGGCGCGAGCCGTACGGGAAACGGGCGGGCGGCTCGCGCGACTGGACGGGCTGGTCCAGGACATCACCGAACGGATGCGTGCAGCAGGGGCTCTCCGCGACCGAGAGAGCCTCCTTTCTATCGTCACCAGTGCGGCGCGAGTCGGGCTGGTGGTGGTGAACGACCGGTACGAGTACCTGTTCGCGAACGACACCTACGCGGCAGTGCTCGGCATACCCCCGGATCAAATCGTCGGCCGGCGGGTGCCGGACCTGCTGTCCGCCAGTTGGCCACAGATCAAACCGCACCTCGATCGGGCGCTGGCCGGCGAGCACGTGAGCTACGACCTCGAGCGCGAGCCGCTGCCAGGGGGGGCCGGCTGGCGGACGCTGCGGGTCATGTACGAGCCGCGCCCGAAAGACGGGCGGCAAACAGCCGTCGTGGTCGTGATCGACCAGACGGAACAAAAGCAGGCCGAGACCGCGATTCGGGAGAGCGAAAAGCGGTTCCGCACGTTGGTGAGCGCCCTGCCGGACGCGGTGTACATCAACGCCGGCGGGCACGTGGCATTCTGTAACCCGGCTTGTGTTCGTCTGTTCGGCGCGTCCGCCCCCGAAGCGCTGATCGGCAAAACCCCGTTCGATTTGATGCACCCGGACGACCACGAGACCATCCGCCAGCGAATCGCAGCCATCTCCGCGAGCGGCGCTTCGAACCCCGGGATTGAGGAGCGGATCGTTCGCTTCGACGGCACCCCTGTTCCGGTGATGGTGACGGCGATCGCGATCACCGACCGCGGGGAGCGTGCGTTTCTGGTAGTCCTTCGTGATCTGAGCGAGCAGAAACGGGCCGAGCAGCAGCTCCACTATCAGGAGTTGCTGCTCCGGGAGGCGGCCGAACTCGCTCACGTCGGCGGCTGGTGGTTCGACCCGGTGACGCTTGAGGGCGACTGGACCCCGGTTGTGGCCAACATCCACGACCTGCCCCCGGATGCGCCTCCGCCCAAACCGGACCGGGGCATCGAGTTCTATGTCGAAGAGGACCGACCGCGGATTGCGCAGGCGGTGCGCGCCGCGACCGAATCCGGCACGCCTTATGACCTTGAGCTGCAACTGGTTTCGGCACGCGGGGCGTTCAAGTGGGTCCGCACCATCGCACGGCCGATCGTTGAGGAGGGACGAGTAATCCGGGTCCGCGGATCGCTCCAGGATATCACCGACCGTAAGCGGGCCGAGGCCGAGATCCGCCACCTGAACGCGGATTTGGAGCAGCGCGTGCGCGACCGAACGATCGAACTGGAGGCAGCGAACGCCGAGCTGGAGGCGTTCTCCTACTCCGTCTCACACGACCTGCGGGCGCCGCTGCGCGCCATCGACGGGTTTTCTCAAATTGTGCTCAACGAGTACGGACCACAGCTCCCGGCCGACGCCCGCGAGTACCTGACCGACGTGTGCGCGAACACGCTGCGCATGGGACGACTGGTGGATGACCTCCTGACGTTCTCGCGGCTCGGCCGCCAGCCCGTCCGGCGCCAGCCGGTGAACACGAGCGAATTGGTCGCGGGCTGCCTCGACGAACTGTTGCGGCAGACCGGCGCCCGCCGCATCGAGATCCGGTCGAACGAACTGCCCCCCTGCGATGCGGACCCGGCCCTGCTCCGGCAGGTGTGGCTCAACCTGCTGGCGAACGCGCTCAAGTACAGCAGCCTCAGCAGCCTGGCGCTCATCGAAGTGGGCGCAACCGCGTCCCCGGACGGACCCGTCTACTTCGTCCGGGACAACGGCGTCGGGTTCGACATGCGGTACGCGCACAAGCTGTTCGGTGTGTTCCAGCGGCTGCACCGGGCCGAGGACTACGAGGGTACCGGCATCGGGCTGGCGCTGGTCCAACGCATCGTCCACCGCCACGGCGGTCGCGTGTGGGCCGACTCGGAACCGGGCAAAGGGGCGACGTTCTCGTTCACCCTCGGACGGCCGCTCCCCGACCCGGGGCGGTGTTCCGCGGCCACGGCCTTGGTTTCCGGAGAGAGCGCACCATGA
- a CDS encoding SRPBCC family protein: MATTLLAAAAKSAAGTGSLVARTVNKLPQVRTNVSSNERWLSLAAGGTLAALGLTGRTPVLASALVGAGLIYRGVTGNCALYQALGVSTSDSTKPQTAIAGGHGTRVEHAITVNKPVQEVYRFWRDFENLPTFMTHLIDVNTSTDGRSHWIARGPLGITVEWEAELVTDRPNQVIAWRSLDGADVDTAGSVHFAELPHGRGTEVRVALKYDPPGGKLGTAVAKLIGQSPAAQIKADMRRFKQLLEAGEIPTTDGQPHGQR, from the coding sequence GTGGCAACAACCCTTTTAGCTGCCGCCGCAAAGTCTGCGGCCGGGACTGGTTCTTTAGTCGCACGCACTGTCAATAAGCTCCCACAGGTACGCACCAACGTCAGCAGCAACGAGCGCTGGCTCTCGCTCGCGGCCGGTGGCACCCTCGCCGCGCTCGGACTTACCGGGCGCACGCCGGTGCTCGCGTCTGCGCTCGTTGGAGCGGGGTTGATCTACCGCGGCGTTACCGGGAACTGCGCGCTGTACCAGGCTCTTGGGGTCAGTACCTCCGATTCGACGAAACCTCAAACAGCGATCGCCGGCGGGCACGGAACCCGGGTCGAACACGCCATTACGGTCAACAAACCGGTTCAAGAGGTCTACCGGTTCTGGCGCGATTTCGAGAACCTGCCCACGTTCATGACGCACCTGATCGACGTGAACACCAGCACCGATGGCCGCTCGCACTGGATCGCACGCGGCCCGCTCGGGATCACCGTCGAGTGGGAGGCGGAACTCGTCACTGATCGGCCCAACCAGGTCATCGCGTGGCGCTCGCTCGACGGTGCCGATGTGGACACCGCCGGATCGGTTCACTTCGCCGAACTGCCACACGGGCGGGGCACCGAGGTGCGGGTCGCCCTCAAGTACGACCCGCCGGGTGGGAAACTCGGCACCGCCGTTGCCAAACTCATCGGCCAGTCGCCGGCCGCACAGATCAAGGCCGACATGCGCCGCTTCAAGCAGCTTCTGGAGGCCGGTGAGATCCCCACCACCGATGGGCAGCCCCACGGTCAGCGCTGA
- a CDS encoding response regulator, with amino-acid sequence MSTHRPLDVLLVEDDPSDLKLTLHAFRKYHLANTLHVARDGAEALEFVFGTGRYADRTGGHPHLILLDLKLPLVDGIEVLRRLKESPVSRSIPIVVLTSSREDRDLTACYELGVNSYIVKPVDFDQFGEVVRQLGFYWLLINQPPPE; translated from the coding sequence ATGAGTACGCACCGGCCCCTTGATGTGCTGCTGGTCGAGGACGACCCTAGCGACCTGAAACTCACGCTCCACGCGTTCCGCAAGTACCACCTCGCCAACACCCTCCACGTCGCACGCGACGGGGCTGAGGCGCTGGAGTTCGTGTTCGGGACGGGTAGGTACGCCGACCGGACCGGGGGTCACCCGCACCTGATTTTGCTCGACCTCAAGCTGCCGCTCGTGGACGGCATCGAGGTGCTCCGCCGGCTCAAGGAGAGCCCGGTCAGCCGTTCCATCCCGATCGTCGTCCTGACCTCGTCCCGAGAGGACAGGGACCTGACCGCGTGCTATGAGTTGGGTGTGAACAGTTACATCGTCAAGCCGGTGGACTTCGACCAGTTCGGAGAGGTGGTGCGCCAGCTCGGCTTCTACTGGCTCCTCATCAACCAGCCCCCGCCCGAGTAG